The following coding sequences are from one Macaca nemestrina isolate mMacNem1 chromosome 1, mMacNem.hap1, whole genome shotgun sequence window:
- the LOC105497867 gene encoding nuclear receptor ROR-gamma isoform X2: MDRAPQRQHRASQELLAAKKTHTSQIEVIPCKICGDKSSGIHYGVITCEGCKGFFRRSQRCNAAYSCTRQQNCPIDRTSRNRCQHCRLQKCLALGMSRDAVKFGRMSKKQRDSLHAEVQKQLQQRQQQQQEPVVKTPPAGAQGADTLTYTLGLPDGQLPLGSSPDLPEASACPPGLLRASGSGPSYSNNLAKAGLNGASCHLEYSPERGKAEGRESFYSTGSQLTPDRCGLRFEEHRHPGLGELGQGPDSYGSPSFRSTPEAPYASLTEIEHLVQSVCKSYRETCQLRLEDLLRQRSNIFSREEVTGYQRKSMWEMWERCAHHLTEAIQYVVEFAKRLSGFMELCQNDQIVLLKAGAMEVVLVRMCRAYNADNHTVFFEGKYGGMELFRALGCSELISSIFDFSHSLSALHFSEDEIALYTALVLINANRPGLQEKRKVEQLQYNLELAFHHHLCKTHRQSILAKLPPKGKLRSLCSQHVERLQIFQHLHPIVVQAAFPPLYKELFSTETESPVGLSK, from the exons cACAAATTGAAGTGATCCCTTGCAAAATCTGTGGGGACAAGTCGTCTGGGATCCACTACGGGGTTATCACCTGTGAGGGGTGCAAG GGCTTCTTCCGCCGAAGCCAGCGCTGTAACGCAGCCTACTCCTGCACCCGTCAGCAGAACTGCCCCATCGACCGCACCAGCCGAAACCGATGCCAGCACTGCCGCCTACAGAAATGCCTGGCGCTGGGCATGTCCCGAGATG CTGTCAAGTTCGGCCGCATGTCCAAGAAGCAGAGGGACAGCCTGCATGCAGAAGTGCAGAAACAGCTGCAGCAGCGgcaacagcagcaacaggaacCAGTGGTCAAGACCCCCCCAGCAGGGGCTCAAGGAGCAGATACCCTCACCTACACATTGGGGCTCCCAGATGGGCAGCTGCCCCTGGGCTCCTCGCCTGACCTGCCTGAGGCTTCTGCCTGTCCCCCTGGCCTCCTGAGAGCCTCGGGCTCTGGGCCCTCCTATTCCAACAACTTGGCCAAGGCAGGGCTCAATGGGGCCTCATGCCACCTTGAATACAGCCCTGAGCGGGGCAAGGCTGAGGGCAGAGAGAGCTTCTATAGCACAGGCAGCCAGCTGACCCCTGACCGATGTGGACTTCGTTTTGAGGAACACAGGCATCCTGGGCTTGGGGAACTGGGACAGGGCCCAGACAGCTACGGCAGCCCCAGTTTTCGCAGCACACCGGAGGCACCCTATGCCTCCCTGACGGAGATAG AGCACCTCGTGCAGAGCGTCTGCAAGTCCTACCGGGAGACGTGCCAGCTGCGGCTGGAGGACCTGCTGCGGCAGCGCTCCAACATCTTCTCCCGGGAGGAAGTGACTGGCTACCAGAGGAAG tCCATGTGGGAGATGTGGGAACGCTGTGCCCACCACCTCACCGAGGCCATTCAGTACGTGGTGGAGTTCGCCAAGAGGCTCTCAGGCTTTATGGAGCTCTGCCAGAATGACCAGATTGTGCTCCTCAAAGCAG GAGCAATGGAAGTGGTGCTGGTTAGGATGTGCCGGGCCTACAATGCTGACAACCACACGGTCTTTTTCGAAGGCAAATACGGTGGCATGGAGCTGTTCCGAGCCTTGG GCTGCAGCGAGCTCATCAGCTCCATCTTTGACTTCTCCCACTCCCTAAGTGCCTTGCACTTTTCCGAGGATGAGATTGCCCTCTACACAGCCCTTGTTCTCATCAATGCCA acCGGCCAGGGctccaagagaaaaggaaagtagAACAGCTGCAGTACAATCTGGAGCTGGCCTTTCATCATCATCTCTGCAAAACTCATCGCCAAAGCATCCTGGCAAAG CTGCCACCCAAGGGGAAGCTTCGGAGCCTGTGTAGCCAGCACGTGGAAAGGCTGCAGATCTTCCAGCACCTCCACCCCATCGTGGTCCAAGCCGCTTTCCCTCCACTCTATAAGGAGCTCTTCAGCACTGAAACCGAGTCACCTGTGGGGCTGTCCAAGTGA
- the LOC105497867 gene encoding nuclear receptor ROR-gamma isoform X3 — MRTQIEVIPCKICGDKSSGIHYGVITCEGCKGFFRRSQRCNAAYSCTRQQNCPIDRTSRNRCQHCRLQKCLALGMSRDAVKFGRMSKKQRDSLHAEVQKQLQQRQQQQQEPVVKTPPAGAQGADTLTYTLGLPDGQLPLGSSPDLPEASACPPGLLRASGSGPSYSNNLAKAGLNGASCHLEYSPERGKAEGRESFYSTGSQLTPDRCGLRFEEHRHPGLGELGQGPDSYGSPSFRSTPEAPYASLTEIEHLVQSVCKSYRETCQLRLEDLLRQRSNIFSREEVTGYQRKSMWEMWERCAHHLTEAIQYVVEFAKRLSGFMELCQNDQIVLLKAGAMEVVLVRMCRAYNADNHTVFFEGKYGGMELFRALGCSELISSIFDFSHSLSALHFSEDEIALYTALVLINANRPGLQEKRKVEQLQYNLELAFHHHLCKTHRQSILAKLPPKGKLRSLCSQHVERLQIFQHLHPIVVQAAFPPLYKELFSTETESPVGLSK; from the exons cACAAATTGAAGTGATCCCTTGCAAAATCTGTGGGGACAAGTCGTCTGGGATCCACTACGGGGTTATCACCTGTGAGGGGTGCAAG GGCTTCTTCCGCCGAAGCCAGCGCTGTAACGCAGCCTACTCCTGCACCCGTCAGCAGAACTGCCCCATCGACCGCACCAGCCGAAACCGATGCCAGCACTGCCGCCTACAGAAATGCCTGGCGCTGGGCATGTCCCGAGATG CTGTCAAGTTCGGCCGCATGTCCAAGAAGCAGAGGGACAGCCTGCATGCAGAAGTGCAGAAACAGCTGCAGCAGCGgcaacagcagcaacaggaacCAGTGGTCAAGACCCCCCCAGCAGGGGCTCAAGGAGCAGATACCCTCACCTACACATTGGGGCTCCCAGATGGGCAGCTGCCCCTGGGCTCCTCGCCTGACCTGCCTGAGGCTTCTGCCTGTCCCCCTGGCCTCCTGAGAGCCTCGGGCTCTGGGCCCTCCTATTCCAACAACTTGGCCAAGGCAGGGCTCAATGGGGCCTCATGCCACCTTGAATACAGCCCTGAGCGGGGCAAGGCTGAGGGCAGAGAGAGCTTCTATAGCACAGGCAGCCAGCTGACCCCTGACCGATGTGGACTTCGTTTTGAGGAACACAGGCATCCTGGGCTTGGGGAACTGGGACAGGGCCCAGACAGCTACGGCAGCCCCAGTTTTCGCAGCACACCGGAGGCACCCTATGCCTCCCTGACGGAGATAG AGCACCTCGTGCAGAGCGTCTGCAAGTCCTACCGGGAGACGTGCCAGCTGCGGCTGGAGGACCTGCTGCGGCAGCGCTCCAACATCTTCTCCCGGGAGGAAGTGACTGGCTACCAGAGGAAG tCCATGTGGGAGATGTGGGAACGCTGTGCCCACCACCTCACCGAGGCCATTCAGTACGTGGTGGAGTTCGCCAAGAGGCTCTCAGGCTTTATGGAGCTCTGCCAGAATGACCAGATTGTGCTCCTCAAAGCAG GAGCAATGGAAGTGGTGCTGGTTAGGATGTGCCGGGCCTACAATGCTGACAACCACACGGTCTTTTTCGAAGGCAAATACGGTGGCATGGAGCTGTTCCGAGCCTTGG GCTGCAGCGAGCTCATCAGCTCCATCTTTGACTTCTCCCACTCCCTAAGTGCCTTGCACTTTTCCGAGGATGAGATTGCCCTCTACACAGCCCTTGTTCTCATCAATGCCA acCGGCCAGGGctccaagagaaaaggaaagtagAACAGCTGCAGTACAATCTGGAGCTGGCCTTTCATCATCATCTCTGCAAAACTCATCGCCAAAGCATCCTGGCAAAG CTGCCACCCAAGGGGAAGCTTCGGAGCCTGTGTAGCCAGCACGTGGAAAGGCTGCAGATCTTCCAGCACCTCCACCCCATCGTGGTCCAAGCCGCTTTCCCTCCACTCTATAAGGAGCTCTTCAGCACTGAAACCGAGTCACCTGTGGGGCTGTCCAAGTGA
- the LOC105497867 gene encoding nuclear receptor ROR-gamma isoform X1 yields MDRAPQRQHRASQELLAAKKTHTSQIEVIPCKICGDKSSGIHYGVITCEGCKGFFRRSQRCNAAYSCTRQQNCPIDRTSRNRCQHCRLQKCLALGMSRDAVKFGRMSKKQRDSLHAEVQKQLQQRQQQQQEPVVKTPPAGAQGADTLTYTLGLPDGQLPLGSSPDLPEASACPPGLLRASGSGPSYSNNLAKAGLNGASCHLEYSPERGKAEGRESFYSTGSQLTPDRCGLRFEEHRHPGLGELGQGPDSYGSPSFRSTPEAPYASLTEIEHLVQSVCKSYRETCQLRLEDLLRQRSNIFSREEVTGYQRKFIRWGSRAQDDHGATQSVQQDPPPSLQSMWEMWERCAHHLTEAIQYVVEFAKRLSGFMELCQNDQIVLLKAGAMEVVLVRMCRAYNADNHTVFFEGKYGGMELFRALGCSELISSIFDFSHSLSALHFSEDEIALYTALVLINANRPGLQEKRKVEQLQYNLELAFHHHLCKTHRQSILAKLPPKGKLRSLCSQHVERLQIFQHLHPIVVQAAFPPLYKELFSTETESPVGLSK; encoded by the exons cACAAATTGAAGTGATCCCTTGCAAAATCTGTGGGGACAAGTCGTCTGGGATCCACTACGGGGTTATCACCTGTGAGGGGTGCAAG GGCTTCTTCCGCCGAAGCCAGCGCTGTAACGCAGCCTACTCCTGCACCCGTCAGCAGAACTGCCCCATCGACCGCACCAGCCGAAACCGATGCCAGCACTGCCGCCTACAGAAATGCCTGGCGCTGGGCATGTCCCGAGATG CTGTCAAGTTCGGCCGCATGTCCAAGAAGCAGAGGGACAGCCTGCATGCAGAAGTGCAGAAACAGCTGCAGCAGCGgcaacagcagcaacaggaacCAGTGGTCAAGACCCCCCCAGCAGGGGCTCAAGGAGCAGATACCCTCACCTACACATTGGGGCTCCCAGATGGGCAGCTGCCCCTGGGCTCCTCGCCTGACCTGCCTGAGGCTTCTGCCTGTCCCCCTGGCCTCCTGAGAGCCTCGGGCTCTGGGCCCTCCTATTCCAACAACTTGGCCAAGGCAGGGCTCAATGGGGCCTCATGCCACCTTGAATACAGCCCTGAGCGGGGCAAGGCTGAGGGCAGAGAGAGCTTCTATAGCACAGGCAGCCAGCTGACCCCTGACCGATGTGGACTTCGTTTTGAGGAACACAGGCATCCTGGGCTTGGGGAACTGGGACAGGGCCCAGACAGCTACGGCAGCCCCAGTTTTCGCAGCACACCGGAGGCACCCTATGCCTCCCTGACGGAGATAG AGCACCTCGTGCAGAGCGTCTGCAAGTCCTACCGGGAGACGTGCCAGCTGCGGCTGGAGGACCTGCTGCGGCAGCGCTCCAACATCTTCTCCCGGGAGGAAGTGACTGGCTACCAGAGGAAG TTTATTAGGTGGGGCTCCAGGGCTCAGGACGATCACGGGGCCACACAGAGCGTACAGCAggaccctcctccctccctgcagtCCATGTGGGAGATGTGGGAACGCTGTGCCCACCACCTCACCGAGGCCATTCAGTACGTGGTGGAGTTCGCCAAGAGGCTCTCAGGCTTTATGGAGCTCTGCCAGAATGACCAGATTGTGCTCCTCAAAGCAG GAGCAATGGAAGTGGTGCTGGTTAGGATGTGCCGGGCCTACAATGCTGACAACCACACGGTCTTTTTCGAAGGCAAATACGGTGGCATGGAGCTGTTCCGAGCCTTGG GCTGCAGCGAGCTCATCAGCTCCATCTTTGACTTCTCCCACTCCCTAAGTGCCTTGCACTTTTCCGAGGATGAGATTGCCCTCTACACAGCCCTTGTTCTCATCAATGCCA acCGGCCAGGGctccaagagaaaaggaaagtagAACAGCTGCAGTACAATCTGGAGCTGGCCTTTCATCATCATCTCTGCAAAACTCATCGCCAAAGCATCCTGGCAAAG CTGCCACCCAAGGGGAAGCTTCGGAGCCTGTGTAGCCAGCACGTGGAAAGGCTGCAGATCTTCCAGCACCTCCACCCCATCGTGGTCCAAGCCGCTTTCCCTCCACTCTATAAGGAGCTCTTCAGCACTGAAACCGAGTCACCTGTGGGGCTGTCCAAGTGA
- the LOC105497867 gene encoding nuclear receptor ROR-gamma isoform X4 — MDRAPQRQHRASQELLAAKKTHTSQIEVIPCKICGDKSSGIHYGVITCEGCKGFFRRSQRCNAAYSCTRQQNCPIDRTSRNRCQHCRLQKCLALGMSRDAVKFGRMSKKQRDSLHAEVQKQLQQRQQQQQEPVVKTPPAGAQGADTLTYTLGLPDGQLPLGSSPDLPEASACPPGLLRASGSGPSYSNNLAKAGLNGASCHLEYSPERGKAEGRESFYSTGSQLTPDRCGLRFEEHRHPGLGELGQGPDSYGSPSFRSTPEAPYASLTEIEHLVQSVCKSYRETCQLRLEDLLRQRSNIFSREEVTGYQRKFIRWGSRAQDDHGATQSVQQDPPPSLQSMWEMWERCAHHLTEAIQYVVEFAKRLSGFMELCQNDQIVLLKAGAMEVVLVRMCRAYNADNHTVFFEGKYGGMELFRALGCSELISSIFDFSHSLSALHFSEDEIALYTALVLINAKIPVYMCFATYDGVMS; from the exons cACAAATTGAAGTGATCCCTTGCAAAATCTGTGGGGACAAGTCGTCTGGGATCCACTACGGGGTTATCACCTGTGAGGGGTGCAAG GGCTTCTTCCGCCGAAGCCAGCGCTGTAACGCAGCCTACTCCTGCACCCGTCAGCAGAACTGCCCCATCGACCGCACCAGCCGAAACCGATGCCAGCACTGCCGCCTACAGAAATGCCTGGCGCTGGGCATGTCCCGAGATG CTGTCAAGTTCGGCCGCATGTCCAAGAAGCAGAGGGACAGCCTGCATGCAGAAGTGCAGAAACAGCTGCAGCAGCGgcaacagcagcaacaggaacCAGTGGTCAAGACCCCCCCAGCAGGGGCTCAAGGAGCAGATACCCTCACCTACACATTGGGGCTCCCAGATGGGCAGCTGCCCCTGGGCTCCTCGCCTGACCTGCCTGAGGCTTCTGCCTGTCCCCCTGGCCTCCTGAGAGCCTCGGGCTCTGGGCCCTCCTATTCCAACAACTTGGCCAAGGCAGGGCTCAATGGGGCCTCATGCCACCTTGAATACAGCCCTGAGCGGGGCAAGGCTGAGGGCAGAGAGAGCTTCTATAGCACAGGCAGCCAGCTGACCCCTGACCGATGTGGACTTCGTTTTGAGGAACACAGGCATCCTGGGCTTGGGGAACTGGGACAGGGCCCAGACAGCTACGGCAGCCCCAGTTTTCGCAGCACACCGGAGGCACCCTATGCCTCCCTGACGGAGATAG AGCACCTCGTGCAGAGCGTCTGCAAGTCCTACCGGGAGACGTGCCAGCTGCGGCTGGAGGACCTGCTGCGGCAGCGCTCCAACATCTTCTCCCGGGAGGAAGTGACTGGCTACCAGAGGAAG TTTATTAGGTGGGGCTCCAGGGCTCAGGACGATCACGGGGCCACACAGAGCGTACAGCAggaccctcctccctccctgcagtCCATGTGGGAGATGTGGGAACGCTGTGCCCACCACCTCACCGAGGCCATTCAGTACGTGGTGGAGTTCGCCAAGAGGCTCTCAGGCTTTATGGAGCTCTGCCAGAATGACCAGATTGTGCTCCTCAAAGCAG GAGCAATGGAAGTGGTGCTGGTTAGGATGTGCCGGGCCTACAATGCTGACAACCACACGGTCTTTTTCGAAGGCAAATACGGTGGCATGGAGCTGTTCCGAGCCTTGG GCTGCAGCGAGCTCATCAGCTCCATCTTTGACTTCTCCCACTCCCTAAGTGCCTTGCACTTTTCCGAGGATGAGATTGCCCTCTACACAGCCCTTGTTCTCATCAATGCCA AGATTCCAGTGTACATGTGCTTCGctacttatgatggggttatgtcctga
- the LOC105497856 gene encoding leucine-rich repeat and immunoglobulin-like domain-containing nogo receptor-interacting protein 4, with protein sequence MDAATAPKQAWPPWPPLLFLLLLPGGSGGSCPAVCDCTSQPQAVLCGHRQLEAVPGGLPLDTELLDLSGNRLWGLQRGMLSRLSLLQELDLSYNQLSTLEPGAFHGLQSLLTLRLQGNRLRIMGPGVFSGLSALTLLDLRLNQIVLFLDGAFGELGSLQKLEVGDNHLVFVAPGAFAGLAKLSTLTLERCNLSTVPGLALARLPALVALRLRELDIGRLPAGALRGLGQLKELEIHHWPSLEALDPGSLVGLNLSSLAITRCNLSSVPFQALHHLSFLRVLDLSQNPISAIPARRLSPLVRLQELRLSGACLTSIAAHAFHGLTAFHLLDVADNALQTLEETAFPSPDKLVTLRLSGNPLTCDCRLLWLLRLRRRLDFGTSPPACAGPQHVQGKSLREFSDILPPGHFTCKPALIRKSGPRWVIAEEGGHAVFSCSGDGDPAPTVSWMRPHGAWLGRAGRVRVLEDGTLEIRSVQLRDRGAYVCVVSNVAGNDSLSTWLEVIQVEPPNGTLSDPNITVPGIPGPFFLDSRGVAMVLAVGFLPFLTSVTLCFGLIALWSKGKGRVKHHMTFDFVAPRPSGDRNSGGNRVTAKLF encoded by the coding sequence ATGGATGCGGCCACAGCTCCAAAGCAAGCCTGGCCCCCATGGCCCccactccttttcctcctcctcctacccGGAGGGAGTGGTGGCAGCTGCCCTGCTGTGTGTGACTGCACCTCCCAGCCCCAGGCTGTGCTCTGTGGCCACAGGCAACTGGAGGCTGTACCTGGAGGACTCCCACTGGACACTGAGCTCCTGGACCTGAGCGGGAATCGCCTGTGGGGACTCCAGCGGGGAATGCTCTCCCGCCTGAGCCTGCTCCAGGAATTGGATCTCAGCTACAACCAGCTCTCCACCCTTGAGCCCGGGGCCTTCCATGGCCTACAAAGCCTACTCACCCTGAGGCTGCAGGGCAATCGGCTCAGAATCATGGGGCCTGGGGTCTTCTCAGGCCTCTCTGCCCTGACCCTGCTGGACCTCCGCCTCAACCAAATTGTCCTCTTCCTAGATGGAGCTTTTGGGGAGCTAGGCAGCCTCCAGAAGCTGGAGGTTGGGGACAACCACCTGGTATTTGTGGCTCCAGGGGCCTTTGCAGGGCTGGCCAAGCTGAGCACCCTCACCCTGGAGCGCTGCAacctcagcacagtgcctggcctagcCCTCGCCCGTCTCCCAGCACTAGTGGCCCTAAGGCTTCGAGAATTGGATATTGGGAGGCTGCCAGCTGGGGCCCTGCGGGGGCTGGGGCAGCTCAAGGAGCTGGAGATCCACCACTGGCCATCTCTGGAGGCTCTGGACCCTGGGAGCCTCGTTGGGCTTAATCTTAGCAGCCTGGCCATCACCCGCTGCAATCTGAGCTCGGTGCCCTTCCAAGCACTACACCACCTGAGCTTTCTCAGGGTCCTGGATCTGTCTCAGAATCCCATCTCAGCCATCCCAGCCCGAAGGCTCAGCCCCCTGGTGCGGCTCCAGGAGCTACGCCTGTCAGGGGCATGCCTCACCTCCATTGCTGCCCATGCCTTCCATGGCTTGACTGCCTTCCACCTCCTGGATGTGGCAGATAACGCCCTTCAGACACTAGAGGAAACAGCCTTCCCTTCCCCAGACAAACTGGTCACCCTGAGGCTATCTGGCAACCCCCTAACCTGTGACTGCCGCCTCCTTTGGCTGCTCCGGCTCCGCCGCCGCCTGGACTTTGGCACTTCCCCCCCTGCCTGTGCTGGCCCCCAGCATGTTCAGGGGAAGAGCCTGAGGGAGTTTTCAGACATACTGCCTCCAGGGCACTTCACCTGCAAACCAGCCCTGATCCGAAAGTCAGGGCCTCGATGGGTCATTGCAGAGGAGGGCGGGCATGCAGTTTTCTCCTGCTCTGGAGATGGAGACCCAGCCCCCACCGTCTCCTGGATGAGGCCTCATGGGGCttggctgggcagggctgggagagTAAGGGTCCTAGAGGATGGGACACTGGAGATCCGCTCAGTGCAGCTACGGGACAGAGGGGCCTATGTCTGTGTGGTCAGCAATGTTGCTGGGAATGACTCCCTGAGCACCTGGCTGGAAGTCATCCAGGTGGAACCACCAAACGGCACACTTTCTGACCCCAACATCACCGTGCCAGGGATCCCAGGGCCTTTTTTTCTGGATAGCAGAGGTGTGGCCATGGTGCTGGCAGTCGGCTTCCTCCCCTTTCTCACCTCAGTGACCCTCTGCTTTGGCCTGATTGCCCTTTGGAGCAAGGGCAAAGGTCGGGTCAAACATCACATGACCTTTGACTTTGTGGCACCTCGGCCCTCTGGGGATAGAAACTCTGGGGGTAACCGGGTCACTGCCAAGCTCTTCTGA